The Ficedula albicollis isolate OC2 unplaced genomic scaffold, FicAlb1.5 N00514, whole genome shotgun sequence genome window below encodes:
- the RPS27 gene encoding 40S ribosomal protein S27, protein IAVSPQLAKDLLHPSPEEEKRKHKKKRLVQSPNSYFMDVKCPGCYKITTVFSHAQTVVLCVGCSTVLCQPTGGKARLTEGCSFRRKQH, encoded by the exons ATCGCCGTGTCCCCGCAGCTCGCCAAGGACCTGCTGCACCCGTCCCCCGAGGAGGAGAAGCGCAAGCACAAGAAGAAGCGGCTGGTGCAGAGCCCCAACTCCTACTTCATGGACGTCAAGTGCCCCG gCTGTTACAAGATCACCACGGTGTTCAGCCATGCCCAGACCGTGGTGCTCTGCGTGGGCTGCTCCAcggtgctgtgccagcccacgGGGGGCAAGGCTCGGCTCACCGAGG GCTGCTCGTTCCGGCGGAAGCAGCACTGA